The following are from one region of the Segatella oris genome:
- a CDS encoding Crp/Fnr family transcriptional regulator: MINDHVMQALRRCPLFAGMSELSIDLALGNISYQLVDYAPRDVYTLAGMPCRFADIVISGSLICRMVSLSGKQVEVTRLRPGNIIAPAFIFAKDNSMPVSVETDANVTLLRMTPQTLKQLIDRDEDIRMNYIRTLSNIDVFLTHKMKVLSLFTVREKVAYLLLERAGEQNSDTIHLSRSRQEIADSFGIQKFSLLRVLNEFEKEGVIRVDGKTIEIIDRSRLK, encoded by the coding sequence ATGATAAATGACCATGTGATGCAGGCATTGCGGAGATGTCCGCTTTTCGCCGGCATGAGCGAACTCAGCATAGACCTTGCCTTGGGCAATATCAGCTATCAACTTGTTGATTATGCGCCCCGCGATGTCTACACATTGGCCGGTATGCCCTGCCGATTTGCCGATATCGTCATCAGTGGAAGCCTCATCTGTCGCATGGTTTCGCTCAGCGGGAAGCAGGTGGAGGTGACGCGGTTGCGCCCGGGAAACATCATTGCTCCTGCCTTTATCTTCGCCAAAGACAACAGTATGCCCGTCAGTGTTGAGACTGATGCGAACGTAACACTGTTGAGAATGACCCCTCAGACACTGAAACAACTGATTGACAGAGACGAGGATATCCGCATGAACTATATCCGAACACTCTCCAATATCGATGTTTTCTTGACTCATAAGATGAAAGTTTTGAGTCTTTTCACCGTCAGGGAAAAGGTTGCTTATCTGCTTCTTGAACGCGCAGGGGAGCAGAATTCCGATACCATTCACCTTTCCCGAAGTCGTCAGGAGATAGCCGATTCGTTTGGAATACAGAAGTTTTCGCTTCTGAGAGTACTCAATGAATTCGAGAAAGAGGGTGTTATTCGCGTGGATGGGAAAACGATTGAAATTATTGACCGCAGCAGATTGAAATGA
- a CDS encoding RluA family pseudouridine synthase, which yields MIFHPLSATTADIPVRMNNPFYYEPDVLCRTAANEVQCRIAEAAPDFKAEVDRGKMFGVLIVRWKGDLGYLAGYSGQICGRSDWPEFVPAVFDYLQPDGYFKQHEAGISALNERINTLENSAELRKARQEWYDIVHEAEKEIAAFKAAAKREKEGRPKELTPDMIRRSQFLKAELHRMKQHLALQIADKKAIVDKIEAEIKALKMQRHQQSDALQNWLFSHFVMFDSHGNQQDLLRIFSPMTPPAGSGECCEPKLLQYAFSHQMQPVSMAMFWWGASPRDEIRHHLQFYPACNGKCKPILKWMLRNIDIEENPLERASQQALEWIYEDKDIAVVCKPAGMLSVPGKSQRENVRSLVRQRHPEATGPMIVHRLDMATSGLLVVALNLKSYIDLQRQFEEHSVQKRYVALLSRPHHGARSGQISLPLRPDLHDRPRQIVDAVHGRKAVTNYQQTGENRMNLYPLTGRTHQLRMHCAHADGLNNPIKGDELYGTRDERLYLHAEELSFVHPGTGKRMHFERHADF from the coding sequence ATGATATTCCACCCACTTTCAGCCACAACTGCCGACATTCCTGTCCGTATGAACAATCCGTTCTACTACGAACCTGATGTACTATGCCGCACAGCTGCAAACGAGGTGCAATGCCGGATAGCAGAAGCTGCGCCCGACTTCAAAGCTGAAGTAGACCGAGGAAAGATGTTTGGCGTGCTCATTGTCAGGTGGAAAGGAGACCTCGGCTATCTTGCAGGCTACAGTGGACAGATATGTGGACGCAGTGACTGGCCCGAATTTGTGCCTGCAGTGTTTGATTATCTGCAACCAGATGGCTATTTCAAGCAGCATGAGGCAGGCATATCGGCACTCAATGAGCGTATTAACACGCTTGAAAACAGCGCTGAACTTCGAAAGGCAAGGCAGGAGTGGTACGATATTGTGCATGAGGCGGAAAAGGAAATTGCGGCTTTCAAGGCCGCTGCCAAACGCGAAAAGGAAGGTCGTCCCAAGGAGTTGACACCCGACATGATACGCCGTTCGCAGTTTCTGAAAGCCGAATTGCATCGCATGAAACAGCATCTGGCACTTCAAATTGCCGACAAGAAAGCAATTGTTGACAAGATAGAAGCCGAAATAAAGGCATTGAAAATGCAACGGCATCAGCAGAGTGATGCGCTGCAAAACTGGTTGTTCAGTCACTTTGTGATGTTCGACAGCCATGGCAATCAGCAGGACTTGCTCCGCATCTTCAGTCCTATGACGCCTCCGGCAGGCAGTGGTGAATGCTGCGAACCCAAGCTGTTGCAATATGCTTTCAGCCATCAGATGCAGCCTGTCAGCATGGCTATGTTCTGGTGGGGTGCGAGTCCGCGCGATGAAATACGTCATCATCTGCAGTTCTATCCTGCATGCAACGGCAAATGTAAACCCATTCTAAAATGGATGTTGCGCAATATCGACATCGAAGAAAACCCATTGGAGCGCGCCAGTCAACAGGCGTTGGAATGGATTTACGAGGATAAGGACATCGCAGTTGTATGTAAACCCGCGGGCATGTTGAGCGTTCCGGGGAAGAGTCAGCGTGAGAATGTGCGCTCACTCGTGCGCCAACGTCATCCCGAAGCTACAGGGCCGATGATTGTCCACCGTCTTGACATGGCCACAAGTGGCTTGCTCGTCGTGGCACTCAACCTCAAATCCTATATTGATTTGCAGCGTCAGTTTGAGGAACATAGCGTGCAGAAACGCTATGTTGCCTTACTCTCTCGCCCACATCATGGCGCTCGTTCAGGACAGATCAGCCTGCCCCTGCGCCCTGATTTGCATGACAGGCCACGCCAAATTGTCGATGCTGTGCACGGCAGGAAAGCTGTAACCAACTATCAGCAGACAGGAGAAAACCGCATGAATCTCTACCCGTTGACAGGTCGCACGCATCAACTGCGCATGCATTGTGCCCATGCTGACGGACTCAACAACCCCATAAAGGGCGACGAACTCTATGGAACGCGGGATGAACGGCTTTATCTTCATGCCGAAGAGCTGTCATTTGTGCATCCTGGTACAGGCAAAAGAATGCACTTTGAGCGTCATGCCGACTTTTAG
- a CDS encoding cupin domain-containing protein — translation MATIEKGKVFKATEVIEYTDGGVVSKEFIHSNAGSVTVFSFDAGQGLSEHTAPFDALIQVIDGVMQLTVEGQTFDIKAGETFIIPSGAHHSVKAVERFKMMITMIRG, via the coding sequence ATGGCTACAATTGAAAAAGGAAAAGTATTCAAGGCAACAGAAGTTATCGAATATACAGACGGAGGAGTTGTCAGCAAAGAGTTCATTCACAGCAATGCCGGTAGTGTAACAGTGTTCAGTTTTGATGCCGGACAGGGGCTTTCTGAGCACACTGCACCCTTTGATGCACTGATACAAGTCATTGATGGGGTCATGCAATTGACCGTTGAAGGACAGACTTTCGACATCAAAGCCGGTGAAACTTTCATCATTCCGAGCGGTGCTCATCATTCCGTAAAGGCTGTTGAGCGCTTCAAGATGATGATAACGATGATCCGAGGATAA
- the pflB gene encoding formate C-acetyltransferase yields the protein MRKEWRGFKGNKWQSEVNLRDFIQNNYTSYEGDESFLAGPTHSTETLWQKLRTLQKEERAKGGVLDMETEVVSGLTAYGPGYIDESTKALERVVGLQTDKPLKRAFMPYGGIKMAEQACTTYGYQPSEKLHNIFTRYVKTHNDGVFDAYTAEMKHVRHNHILTGLPDTYGRGRIVGDYRRVALYGIDYLIAEKKRDLENMGDREMIDEVIRLREEVAMQIRALQGLKEMASLYGFDISQPADDACQAVQWLYFGYLGAVKTQNGAAMSVGRISTFLDIYIERDFREGKLTEEEAQELIDHLVMKFRMVKFARIPSYNQLFSGDPVWATLEVAGMGIDGRSMVTKNDFRFLHTLENMGPSPEPNLTVLYSSRLPEGFRHYAAKISVTTSSIQYENDDVMRPIWGDDYSICCCVSATQTGKEMQFFGARANLAKAMLYAINGGVDGRTREQVGPAYRPITADVITYEEFMPRFNDMLDWLAGIYVKTLNLIHYMHDKYFYEAAEMALIDTDVRRTFATGIAGFSHVVDSISAIKYAKVHVIRDETGFAKDYKTEGDFPRYGNDDERADEIAVWLLKTFMNKIRKYHTYRNSEPTTSILTITSNVVYGKYTGNMPDGRRAETPLAPGANPSYGAEQNGLLASLNSVAKLPYEYALDGISNTQTISPEALGHDDEERSRTLVGVMDGYFNQGAHHLNVNVFGVDKLKDAMEHPEKEEYQNFTIRVSGYAVKFIDLTREQQLDVIARQAHGRL from the coding sequence ATGAGAAAAGAATGGAGAGGTTTCAAAGGAAACAAGTGGCAATCTGAAGTTAACCTACGGGATTTCATTCAGAACAACTACACCAGCTATGAAGGAGATGAGTCTTTCTTGGCAGGACCGACCCATAGTACGGAGACATTATGGCAGAAACTGCGCACACTTCAAAAGGAGGAACGAGCCAAAGGCGGCGTTCTCGACATGGAGACAGAGGTAGTTTCCGGTCTCACGGCATACGGCCCAGGCTATATTGACGAGTCAACAAAAGCGTTGGAGCGCGTTGTTGGTCTGCAAACCGACAAGCCGTTGAAGCGTGCTTTCATGCCATATGGCGGTATCAAAATGGCCGAACAAGCCTGCACTACCTATGGTTATCAGCCTTCAGAGAAGTTGCACAACATCTTCACCCGCTATGTAAAGACCCACAACGACGGTGTCTTTGATGCCTATACTGCCGAGATGAAGCACGTGCGTCATAATCATATTCTGACTGGTTTGCCTGATACTTACGGCCGAGGACGCATTGTCGGCGACTATCGTCGCGTGGCCTTGTATGGCATTGACTATCTGATTGCAGAGAAAAAGCGTGACTTAGAGAACATGGGCGACCGCGAAATGATAGACGAAGTCATTCGTCTGCGCGAAGAAGTAGCCATGCAAATCCGTGCATTACAAGGCTTAAAGGAGATGGCTTCCCTTTATGGTTTCGACATTTCTCAGCCTGCTGACGACGCATGTCAAGCCGTTCAATGGCTTTACTTCGGTTATCTTGGCGCTGTCAAGACTCAAAATGGGGCGGCAATGTCGGTAGGTCGCATCTCAACTTTCCTTGATATATACATCGAACGAGACTTTCGGGAAGGTAAACTGACTGAAGAAGAGGCGCAAGAACTAATCGATCATCTCGTAATGAAGTTCAGAATGGTGAAGTTTGCACGTATTCCGTCCTACAATCAGCTGTTTTCCGGAGACCCGGTATGGGCAACTCTCGAAGTGGCAGGTATGGGAATAGACGGCCGTTCAATGGTAACGAAGAATGATTTCCGCTTCCTTCACACCCTCGAAAACATGGGACCATCACCCGAACCCAATCTCACGGTGCTCTACAGCAGCCGACTTCCTGAAGGTTTCCGCCACTATGCAGCCAAGATTTCGGTAACAACAAGTTCCATTCAGTATGAAAATGACGATGTGATGCGACCGATTTGGGGTGATGACTATTCGATATGTTGCTGTGTCAGTGCTACGCAGACAGGTAAGGAAATGCAGTTCTTCGGAGCGCGTGCGAACCTTGCCAAGGCAATGCTCTATGCCATTAACGGCGGTGTTGACGGCCGCACTCGCGAGCAGGTAGGCCCGGCCTATCGCCCCATTACAGCCGATGTGATTACCTATGAAGAGTTCATGCCACGCTTTAATGATATGCTTGACTGGCTTGCGGGCATCTATGTGAAGACATTGAACCTTATTCATTACATGCACGATAAGTACTTCTATGAGGCTGCCGAAATGGCTCTTATTGACACAGATGTGCGTCGTACGTTCGCAACGGGTATTGCAGGCTTCAGCCATGTGGTTGATTCTATCAGTGCAATCAAGTATGCCAAGGTGCATGTTATACGCGATGAAACGGGCTTTGCCAAGGACTATAAGACCGAAGGCGACTTCCCTCGCTATGGCAACGACGACGAACGAGCTGACGAAATCGCTGTATGGCTGCTCAAAACTTTCATGAACAAGATTCGCAAGTACCATACCTATCGCAACTCAGAACCCACAACAAGTATTCTAACCATTACCTCAAACGTGGTTTATGGCAAGTATACGGGCAACATGCCTGACGGCCGTCGTGCCGAAACTCCATTGGCTCCGGGGGCCAATCCGTCGTATGGTGCTGAGCAAAATGGCCTTTTGGCATCGCTCAACTCGGTGGCAAAACTGCCTTACGAATATGCACTCGACGGCATTTCGAACACGCAAACCATCTCACCCGAAGCCTTGGGACATGACGATGAGGAGCGTTCACGCACATTGGTTGGCGTGATGGACGGCTATTTCAACCAGGGGGCACACCACTTGAACGTTAATGTTTTCGGCGTTGACAAGTTGAAAGACGCAATGGAACACCCCGAAAAGGAGGAATACCAGAACTTTACTATCCGCGTAAGTGGCTATGCCGTGAAGTTCATCGACCTCACTCGCGAGCAGCAACTCGACGTAATTGCACGCCAGGCACACGGCAGATTGTAA
- the pflA gene encoding pyruvate formate-lyase-activating protein, whose product MMNKNNAQDTASASEKQEKVGYVHSIESFGSVDGPGIRFLIFLQGCPMRCLFCHNPDTWKQDKTRPMTADELLNQAEKYRSYWGEKGGITVSGGEALLQIDFLIELFEKAHARSINTCLDTSAQPFTRKGTWFAKFERLMKVTDTVLLDIKHIREDEHRKLTKFSNSNILDCARYLSDIQKPVWIRHVLIPKLTDNDAYLHELAAFLKTLHNIERIDILPYHTLGTYKYEELHIDYPLKGIEPPTQERIDNANRIMESVLE is encoded by the coding sequence ATGATGAACAAGAACAACGCACAAGATACAGCCTCAGCAAGCGAGAAGCAGGAGAAAGTGGGCTATGTTCACTCCATAGAAAGCTTTGGATCGGTCGACGGACCAGGCATTCGGTTTCTCATTTTCCTACAAGGCTGCCCCATGCGATGCTTGTTTTGCCACAATCCCGACACTTGGAAGCAAGACAAGACAAGGCCTATGACGGCCGATGAACTGCTTAATCAGGCCGAGAAATACCGCTCCTATTGGGGCGAGAAAGGTGGAATCACGGTCAGTGGAGGTGAAGCTTTGCTGCAAATAGACTTTCTCATAGAACTCTTCGAGAAAGCCCATGCACGCAGCATCAACACTTGTCTTGACACATCGGCACAGCCTTTTACACGCAAGGGCACGTGGTTTGCGAAGTTTGAACGGCTGATGAAGGTCACAGATACCGTGCTCCTCGACATCAAACACATTCGAGAGGACGAACATCGCAAGCTGACCAAGTTCTCCAACAGCAACATTCTTGACTGCGCCCGCTATCTTTCAGACATTCAAAAGCCTGTCTGGATACGCCATGTTCTTATCCCCAAGCTCACCGACAACGATGCTTATCTGCACGAACTTGCCGCGTTTCTCAAGACTTTACACAACATTGAACGCATTGATATCTTGCCCTATCACACATTAGGCACGTATAAATACGAAGAACTTCACATTGACTATCCACTCAAAGGCATTGAACCGCCGACACAGGAACGCATCGACAATGCCAACAGAATCATGGAGTCGGTTTTGGAATAA
- a CDS encoding efflux RND transporter periplasmic adaptor subunit, whose protein sequence is MKKYIKFIIAAIIALIFIGTFVFLWMKSRPQSIVYEEFMPKVMDLKKTTVVTGKIEPRNEVNVKPQISGIITEITKEAGQTILAGEIIAKIKVIPDMQQLSSAEARVRLAEVNVKQATVDYQREKVLFDKGLVSADEYDKVRQTMRQAQEEARAANDNLEVVRDGVSKSNASTSSTLIRSTVSGLILDIPVKVGNTVILSNTFNDGTTIATVANMNDLIFRGNIDETEVGSLVTGMSMKITIGALQNEKLQARLEYISPKAVENNGANQFELKAAITGLGRTQLRSGYSANAEIVLAQANQVLTVPESAIEFEGNNTYVYIVKGSGEQQTFERRRVVTGLSDGINIEIKSGLSKKDKVRGPQKIAEEEK, encoded by the coding sequence ATGAAGAAGTACATTAAGTTTATCATTGCAGCTATTATTGCTTTGATCTTCATTGGAACCTTTGTGTTCCTTTGGATGAAGTCACGCCCCCAGTCAATTGTTTATGAAGAGTTCATGCCTAAAGTCATGGACCTGAAGAAGACAACGGTAGTGACGGGGAAGATTGAGCCGAGAAATGAGGTAAATGTAAAGCCGCAGATCAGTGGAATCATTACCGAAATCACGAAAGAAGCAGGACAAACCATACTGGCTGGGGAGATTATAGCCAAGATAAAGGTTATACCTGACATGCAACAGCTTAGTTCTGCGGAGGCCAGAGTACGTTTGGCAGAGGTCAATGTGAAGCAGGCAACGGTGGATTATCAGCGCGAAAAGGTGCTTTTCGACAAGGGATTGGTCAGTGCCGACGAATATGATAAGGTGCGACAGACGATGCGTCAGGCCCAGGAAGAAGCGCGGGCAGCCAACGATAACCTTGAAGTGGTGCGCGACGGTGTGTCGAAAAGCAATGCCAGCACAAGTTCCACGCTCATTCGTTCAACAGTAAGTGGGTTGATACTCGACATTCCTGTGAAGGTAGGTAACACCGTAATCCTGAGTAATACGTTTAATGACGGTACGACGATTGCCACAGTTGCCAACATGAACGACTTGATTTTCCGTGGTAATATTGATGAAACCGAAGTGGGAAGTCTCGTCACAGGAATGTCTATGAAGATAACTATTGGGGCGCTTCAGAACGAGAAACTGCAGGCAAGATTGGAGTATATATCGCCTAAAGCTGTAGAAAACAATGGTGCAAATCAGTTTGAACTCAAGGCTGCCATTACGGGATTAGGCCGCACACAGCTTCGTTCGGGCTACAGTGCCAATGCTGAAATCGTGCTTGCTCAAGCCAACCAAGTGCTCACTGTGCCTGAAAGTGCGATTGAGTTTGAGGGTAATAACACCTATGTTTATATCGTTAAAGGCAGCGGAGAACAACAAACTTTCGAGCGTCGACGCGTAGTAACAGGCCTCAGTGACGGCATAAACATAGAGATTAAAAGTGGACTGAGCAAGAAAGATAAGGTGCGTGGTCCGCAGAAAATAGCGGAGGAGGAGAAGTAG
- a CDS encoding ABC transporter permease yields the protein MRIDIDTYKEILDTLTRNKSRSFLTGFGVFWGVFMLVGLMGGGNGLKELLSKNFEGFATNSAIIFAQNTTKPYAGYRKGRQWMMEYKDVERLKAQVPELDIVSPMLGGFGNNIVFGDKKTSCHVKGVLPEYAKVETPKLRYGRFLNSMDMQQHRKVCVIGKKLYKSLFPRGGDPCGQLVRVDSIYYNVVGVDYGSSNMSINGSSEESVIIPITLMQQAYNYGNDVHLICVTGQPGVTMSSISQKMRSVIARAHQIDPTDEKAITVFNSEVMFGMVDSLFSGVNFLIWLVGIGTLLAGAIGVSNIMMVTVRERTTEIGIRRAIGATPKNILSQIISESIILTAVAGMSGILFAVIILQLAELANTTDGIVNSHFQIGFWTAIGAVALLSVLGILAGLAPAARAMSIKPVDAMRDE from the coding sequence ATGAGAATAGACATTGACACCTATAAAGAAATCTTAGACACGCTGACTCGCAACAAGAGTCGGTCGTTCCTGACAGGCTTCGGCGTGTTTTGGGGCGTGTTCATGCTCGTTGGATTAATGGGCGGAGGCAATGGACTGAAAGAACTTCTTTCCAAGAATTTCGAAGGCTTTGCCACCAATTCGGCCATTATTTTCGCTCAGAACACGACGAAACCCTATGCCGGTTACCGTAAGGGACGACAGTGGATGATGGAGTATAAGGATGTAGAAAGGCTTAAAGCACAAGTGCCCGAACTTGATATAGTGTCGCCAATGCTGGGCGGATTTGGCAATAACATTGTCTTTGGTGATAAGAAAACATCATGCCATGTGAAAGGAGTACTGCCTGAATATGCCAAGGTCGAGACCCCGAAACTGCGTTATGGCCGTTTCCTTAACAGCATGGATATGCAGCAACATCGTAAGGTCTGCGTGATAGGAAAGAAGCTTTATAAGTCGCTTTTCCCCAGAGGTGGCGACCCATGCGGACAGTTGGTGCGTGTAGATTCCATTTATTATAATGTTGTTGGTGTCGACTATGGAAGTAGTAATATGAGTATCAATGGCAGTTCAGAAGAAAGTGTCATCATTCCCATTACTCTTATGCAGCAGGCCTATAACTATGGAAATGACGTGCATCTCATCTGTGTTACAGGGCAACCTGGAGTCACCATGAGCAGCATTTCACAGAAGATGCGCAGCGTGATTGCCCGTGCTCATCAGATAGATCCTACGGATGAAAAGGCGATAACCGTGTTCAATAGCGAGGTAATGTTCGGCATGGTAGACAGTCTTTTCAGCGGAGTGAACTTCCTGATATGGCTTGTTGGCATCGGAACCTTATTGGCGGGAGCCATCGGAGTGTCTAACATCATGATGGTAACTGTACGAGAACGCACCACCGAAATAGGCATCCGGCGCGCAATAGGAGCGACACCTAAGAACATATTAAGCCAGATTATCAGCGAGAGTATCATTCTTACTGCGGTCGCAGGTATGAGTGGAATCCTCTTTGCGGTTATCATATTGCAACTCGCCGAGCTTGCAAACACAACTGATGGCATCGTGAACTCGCATTTCCAAATCGGTTTCTGGACGGCCATAGGTGCTGTGGCTTTGTTGAGTGTTTTAGGCATCTTGGCCGGTCTTGCGCCTGCAGCGAGGGCCATGTCTATAAAACCTGTCGATGCAATGAGGGACGAGTAA
- a CDS encoding ABC transporter permease, whose translation MRDIFAEIWATAKRNKLRTGLTGFAVAWGIFMLIFLLGAGNGLINATEQNSGRFMANSMEVFGGQTSKEYQGLKEGREITLNDKDFSTTTEKFSANVDDMGAVAEQNNVTISLGENYTNTILSGVYPNEKDINKIEMRYGRFVNLIDNQQSRKVLVINDEQARELTSGDIQGLIGRYVNVGSFSFEIVGICKKDDSGRNARAFSAFNTVRTIYNKGDKADEFHFSFHGLKTEQDNEAFEKDYRESLNRNHRAAPDDEDAIWIWNRFTQAMQMETGMGIIRTALWIIGIFTLLSGIVGVSNIMLITVKERTREFGIRKAIGAKPWAILKLIIIESVIITTFFGYVGMILGIAANEYMDATIGHMQVDAGVFKAMMFVNPTVGLDVCIEATLVMVIAGTLAGLIPAKKAAKIRPIEALRAE comes from the coding sequence ATGAGAGACATTTTTGCTGAAATATGGGCTACAGCTAAGCGCAATAAACTGCGTACCGGGCTTACGGGCTTTGCCGTTGCGTGGGGCATCTTCATGCTGATTTTCCTCCTCGGAGCAGGAAATGGACTCATCAATGCCACCGAACAGAACAGCGGACGCTTTATGGCTAACTCCATGGAAGTGTTTGGTGGGCAGACTTCCAAAGAGTATCAGGGACTGAAAGAGGGACGTGAGATTACGCTAAATGATAAGGATTTTTCAACGACAACCGAGAAATTCTCTGCAAATGTCGATGACATGGGGGCGGTGGCAGAGCAGAATAACGTCACGATTTCATTGGGAGAGAACTACACAAATACGATACTTTCGGGAGTCTATCCCAATGAAAAGGACATCAACAAGATAGAGATGCGCTACGGGCGGTTCGTTAACCTGATTGACAATCAGCAGTCAAGAAAGGTGCTTGTCATTAATGATGAGCAGGCCCGTGAACTCACTTCGGGAGACATTCAGGGACTTATTGGGCGGTATGTCAACGTGGGTTCGTTCAGTTTTGAGATTGTCGGCATCTGTAAAAAAGACGATTCGGGGCGCAATGCACGGGCATTTTCGGCTTTCAACACTGTGCGCACAATATATAATAAAGGTGATAAGGCCGACGAGTTTCATTTCTCTTTCCACGGCTTGAAAACCGAACAGGACAATGAAGCCTTTGAGAAAGACTATCGGGAAAGCCTGAACCGCAACCACAGAGCAGCCCCCGACGACGAGGATGCGATATGGATTTGGAACCGATTTACACAGGCCATGCAGATGGAAACGGGTATGGGCATCATCCGAACTGCCCTTTGGATAATCGGCATCTTTACCTTGTTGAGTGGCATAGTGGGTGTTTCTAACATCATGCTCATTACTGTTAAGGAGCGAACTCGCGAGTTTGGAATTCGCAAGGCCATAGGAGCCAAGCCGTGGGCCATACTTAAACTCATCATCATTGAAAGTGTCATCATTACCACGTTCTTTGGTTATGTGGGGATGATTTTGGGCATTGCAGCCAATGAATACATGGATGCAACGATTGGACATATGCAGGTTGACGCCGGCGTTTTTAAGGCAATGATGTTCGTAAACCCTACAGTCGGACTTGATGTCTGCATAGAAGCCACCCTCGTTATGGTCATTGCAGGTACGCTTGCAGGCTTGATTCCGGCTAAGAAAGCGGCAAAAATCAGACCGATTGAGGCGTTGCGGGCAGAGTAG
- a CDS encoding ABC transporter ATP-binding protein, whose protein sequence is MIHLKDINKTYQGAQPLHVLKGINLDIEEGEFVSIMGASGSGKSTLLNILGILDNYDSGEYVLGDTLIKDLSESRAAEYRNKMIGFIFQSFNLIGFKTAVENVELPLFYQGVSRRKRHQLALDYLDKLGLLPWADHYPNEMSGGQKQRVAIARALITQPRIILADEPTGALDSKTSVEVMQLLKQLNAEEHKTIVVVTHESGVANETNKIVHIKDGIIGKIENNFDHHASPFGIDGVMK, encoded by the coding sequence ATGATTCATCTCAAAGACATAAACAAAACCTACCAAGGGGCACAGCCTTTGCACGTTCTCAAAGGCATAAACCTCGACATAGAAGAGGGAGAATTCGTTTCCATCATGGGCGCTTCAGGCTCCGGAAAGTCCACTCTTCTGAATATTCTCGGTATACTTGACAACTACGACAGTGGCGAATACGTGCTTGGCGACACGCTCATCAAAGACCTTTCTGAGTCGCGTGCCGCCGAATACCGCAACAAGATGATTGGCTTTATCTTTCAAAGTTTCAATCTGATTGGCTTCAAGACGGCCGTCGAAAACGTCGAGCTGCCACTCTTCTATCAGGGAGTCAGCCGTCGGAAAAGGCATCAATTGGCCCTCGACTATCTTGACAAGCTGGGCCTTCTGCCTTGGGCCGACCACTATCCCAACGAGATGTCGGGCGGACAGAAGCAGCGTGTAGCCATTGCCCGCGCCTTAATCACGCAGCCACGCATTATCCTTGCCGACGAACCTACGGGCGCCTTGGACAGCAAGACCTCGGTCGAAGTGATGCAACTCTTGAAGCAACTCAATGCCGAAGAGCACAAAACGATTGTCGTGGTGACGCATGAAAGCGGCGTGGCTAACGAGACCAACAAGATTGTTCACATTAAAGATGGCATCATAGGTAAGATAGAAAACAACTTCGATCACCATGCTTCGCCATTCGGCATAGACGGAGTGATGAAGTAG